One Bacteroidota bacterium genomic window carries:
- a CDS encoding tyrosine--tRNA ligase produces MNFIEELKWRGMLQDCMPGTEEQLQKEVTSGYIGFDPTADSLGVGNLVQIMTLLHFQQAGHKPIALIGGATGMVGDPSGKSQERNLLSEDILTHNIQCQKKQLEKFLNFDSGPNAAVLVNNYDWFKEFSFLDFIRDVGKHITVNYMLAKDSVKSRLENGMSFTEFSYQLVQGYDFLYLLQHHACKLQMGGSDQWGNIVTGTELIRRKGAGEAFALTTPLIRKADGTKFGKTEKGNIWLDPLKTSPYQFYQFWLNASDSDTSTYIRIFTLFSKSEIEKLEAEHSQAPHLRILQKALAKDITTRVHSEADYEMAASASEILFGKGTTESLKMLSETDLLTIMEGVPQLEISNQDLNQGINIVDLLAEKTNVFPSKGEAKKMIQGGGVSINKEKINETNLLVTEQLLLNNKYLLIQKGKKNYYLIRVSITN; encoded by the coding sequence ATAAATTTTATTGAAGAATTGAAATGGAGAGGAATGTTGCAGGATTGCATGCCGGGAACCGAAGAACAACTTCAAAAGGAGGTAACTTCAGGATATATTGGCTTTGACCCGACAGCAGACTCGTTAGGAGTTGGCAACCTTGTACAAATCATGACTTTGCTTCATTTTCAGCAAGCAGGTCATAAACCTATTGCCCTTATTGGTGGTGCCACAGGTATGGTAGGTGATCCTTCCGGTAAATCACAAGAACGAAACCTATTATCCGAAGATATTCTTACACACAATATACAATGTCAAAAAAAACAACTCGAAAAGTTTTTGAATTTTGATTCAGGACCCAATGCCGCTGTATTGGTGAATAACTATGATTGGTTCAAAGAGTTTAGCTTCCTCGATTTTATTCGTGATGTAGGTAAACACATCACAGTTAATTACATGTTGGCAAAGGATTCGGTTAAGAGTCGACTCGAAAATGGTATGTCCTTTACTGAATTTAGTTATCAATTGGTGCAGGGCTACGACTTTTTGTATTTGTTGCAACACCATGCTTGTAAATTGCAAATGGGAGGAAGCGATCAATGGGGAAACATAGTTACAGGTACTGAATTAATTCGACGAAAAGGGGCAGGAGAGGCATTTGCACTTACCACTCCTTTGATTCGTAAAGCCGATGGAACAAAGTTTGGAAAAACAGAAAAAGGTAATATATGGCTGGACCCCTTAAAAACTAGTCCTTATCAATTTTATCAGTTTTGGCTAAACGCTTCCGATAGCGATACTTCTACCTATATTCGAATTTTTACCTTGTTTAGTAAGTCCGAAATCGAAAAACTTGAAGCCGAACACTCACAAGCTCCACATCTAAGAATACTTCAAAAGGCATTAGCAAAAGATATTACAACTAGAGTTCATAGTGAAGCCGATTACGAAATGGCGGCTTCCGCATCAGAAATTTTATTTGGAAAAGGAACTACAGAATCCTTAAAAATGCTGTCAGAGACCGACTTACTGACCATAATGGAAGGAGTTCCTCAACTTGAAATTTCGAACCAAGACTTAAATCAAGGAATTAATATTGTGGACTTGTTGGCCGAAAAAACCAATGTGTTTCCATCCAAAGGAGAAGCTAAGAAAATGATTCAAGGCGGCGGAGTAAGCATAAACAAGGAAAAAATTAACGAAACAAACCTTTTGGTAACTGAACAACTTTTGTTGAATAACAAGTATTTGTTGATTCAAAAAGGTAAGAAAAACTATTATTTGATACGAGTATCTATTACAAACTAA
- a CDS encoding NAD-dependent epimerase/dehydratase family protein: protein MILVTGGSGLLGSHLLYELASMGKKIRVLVRNLDSKAEILQTFSFYTATPEHILQQVEFAIGDVLDVFSLLDALEGVEQVYHCAAMVSFSPRAAERMLKTNIEGTANVVNACLEKKIHKLCHVSSVAALGKALDNEEVTEETFWKNSSENSVYSISKYSSEREVWRGVQEGLQAIVVNPTVILGPGNWAKGSSNLFRSAKKGMKFYTNGITGFVDVRDVASCMIKLMESSIVNERFIITSENIAYREFFNWANSAFNKSKPVIYAYPILSNLVWRLEKIKCFITQTEPLITKETTRAAHQQNFFSNHKLVEAIRHVFIPIKESINHTCSSFSKII, encoded by the coding sequence ATGATTCTAGTAACAGGCGGTTCGGGCTTACTTGGTTCACATTTGCTCTATGAATTGGCAAGTATGGGAAAAAAAATTCGGGTGCTGGTTCGTAATCTTGATTCGAAAGCGGAAATACTTCAAACTTTTTCATTTTATACTGCAACTCCTGAGCATATACTGCAGCAAGTAGAATTTGCTATTGGTGATGTGCTAGATGTTTTTTCACTTCTTGATGCTTTAGAGGGAGTTGAACAGGTTTATCATTGTGCTGCTATGGTTTCCTTTTCGCCACGAGCTGCTGAACGCATGTTAAAAACCAACATCGAAGGAACTGCCAATGTGGTAAACGCTTGTCTTGAAAAGAAAATACACAAGCTTTGCCATGTTAGTTCAGTTGCAGCATTAGGTAAAGCGCTTGACAATGAGGAAGTCACGGAAGAAACCTTTTGGAAAAACTCTTCCGAGAATTCGGTTTATTCCATTAGCAAGTATAGTTCTGAACGTGAGGTTTGGAGAGGAGTTCAGGAAGGATTACAAGCAATTGTTGTAAATCCAACTGTAATTTTAGGACCCGGCAACTGGGCTAAAGGCAGTTCCAATTTATTTCGCTCTGCAAAAAAGGGAATGAAGTTTTATACAAATGGAATAACCGGTTTCGTGGATGTTAGAGACGTTGCTAGCTGTATGATTAAGTTAATGGAAAGCAGTATAGTAAACGAACGATTCATCATTACATCCGAAAACATTGCTTATCGCGAATTCTTTAATTGGGCAAACAGTGCATTTAATAAGTCAAAGCCTGTTATATATGCCTATCCCATTTTAAGTAATTTAGTGTGGCGATTAGAAAAAATTAAATGCTTTATCACACAAACAGAGCCTTTAATAACTAAAGAAACTACACGTGCTGCACATCAACAAAATTTCTTTTCCAACCACAAACTTGTTGAGGCTATACGGCATGTATTTATTCCAATAAAGGAGTCAATAAATCATACTTGCTCTAGCTTTTCAAAAATTATTTAA